From Litoribacterium kuwaitense, a single genomic window includes:
- the glnA gene encoding type I glutamate--ammonia ligase, with translation MGSKYTREDILRLVKEENVRFIRLQFTDLLGIIKNVEIPVSQLGKALDNKMMFDGSSIEGFVRIEESDMYLYPDLDTFVVFPWTSEKGKVARFICDIYNSDGTPFSGDPRYVLKRTIQEMNDLGFTAFNIGPEPEFFLFKNDASGEPTLELNDKGGYFDLAPTDLGENCRRDIVLELEDMGFEIEASHHEVAPGQHEIDFKYEDAVTACDEIQTFKLVVKTIARKHGLHATFMPKPLFGVNGSGMHANMSLFKGDQNAFYDEEGDLQLSETARQFTAGILKHAEAFTAITNPTVNSYKRLVPGYEAPCYVAWSSRNRSPLVRIPASRGLSTRIEVRSVDPSANPYLAMAVMLAAGLDGVKNKMTPPKPVDRNIYVMDKEERLANGITDLPATLYDALEKLKKDQVLMDALGDHASEHFIEAKEIEWDMFRTQVHPWEREQYMSLY, from the coding sequence ATGGGATCGAAATACACCAGAGAAGATATTTTAAGGCTTGTGAAAGAAGAAAACGTTCGTTTTATTCGTCTGCAATTTACCGACTTGCTAGGGATTATTAAAAATGTTGAAATCCCGGTAAGCCAACTAGGCAAAGCATTGGACAATAAGATGATGTTTGACGGCTCCTCTATTGAAGGATTTGTCCGCATTGAAGAGTCAGACATGTACTTATATCCAGACCTTGATACGTTTGTCGTCTTCCCATGGACAAGCGAAAAAGGGAAAGTAGCACGCTTTATCTGCGATATTTATAATTCGGACGGCACACCTTTCTCAGGCGATCCACGATATGTTTTAAAAAGAACGATTCAAGAGATGAATGATTTAGGGTTTACCGCTTTTAATATCGGTCCTGAACCAGAATTTTTCCTCTTTAAAAATGATGCTTCTGGAGAACCAACGCTTGAACTGAATGACAAAGGCGGCTACTTTGACTTAGCGCCAACCGACTTAGGTGAAAACTGCCGTCGAGACATCGTCCTTGAATTAGAGGACATGGGCTTTGAAATCGAAGCGTCTCACCACGAAGTCGCTCCTGGTCAGCACGAAATCGATTTTAAATACGAAGATGCCGTCACCGCATGTGACGAAATCCAAACATTTAAGCTCGTCGTCAAAACGATTGCTAGAAAGCACGGTCTGCATGCTACTTTTATGCCGAAGCCGCTTTTCGGAGTGAATGGCTCAGGCATGCACGCCAATATGAGTTTATTTAAAGGCGATCAAAATGCTTTTTATGACGAAGAGGGCGACTTACAATTAAGCGAAACCGCTCGTCAGTTTACAGCAGGTATTTTAAAGCATGCTGAAGCCTTTACAGCGATCACCAACCCGACAGTTAACTCTTATAAACGACTTGTTCCTGGCTATGAAGCGCCATGCTACGTCGCCTGGTCTTCAAGAAACCGTTCCCCGCTTGTGCGTATCCCAGCATCACGCGGACTAAGCACGCGAATCGAAGTTCGTTCTGTTGATCCATCAGCGAACCCATATTTGGCAATGGCAGTCATGCTCGCTGCTGGTTTAGACGGTGTGAAAAACAAAATGACTCCGCCAAAACCGGTAGACCGAAACATTTATGTCATGGATAAAGAAGAACGTCTCGCAAACGGCATCACCGACTTACCGGCGACGCTGTATGATGCACTTGAAAAGCTCAAGAAAGACCAAGTCTTAATGGACGCACTCGGTGACCATGCATCAGAACACTTTATTGAAGCAAAAGAAATTGAGTGGGATATGTTCCGGACGCAAGTCCACCCGTGGGAACGCGAGCAATATATGAGCTTGTATTAA
- a CDS encoding AAA family ATPase, giving the protein MEQSYTMKTNGQMNFVLNRHQEPDVASFSQTDALAMDADVHQPLKHIEQQLEKMIGMQELKKHVKELYAWLFLNKHRERFSLKTERQVLHMLFKGNPGTGKTTVARLLGMFFKEMGMLPKGHLIEAERADLVGEYIGQTAQKTRDLVKKAQGGILFIDEAYSLSRGGEKDFGKEAVDTLVKHMEDASNQFVLILAGYPEEMDRFLRLNPGLPSRFPLIIDFPNYSAQQLLEIAKQMAKDRDYEWSSDAEYLLQQHFQQKITQGTTKTFSNGRYVRNILEKTIRKQAVRLLHHPAAYTRRDLILLTARDCVVEEGRDS; this is encoded by the coding sequence ATGGAGCAGTCTTACACAATGAAAACGAATGGGCAAATGAATTTTGTGCTAAATCGTCATCAAGAACCAGACGTCGCTTCCTTCTCACAAACAGACGCTCTAGCTATGGATGCAGATGTTCATCAGCCACTAAAGCATATTGAACAACAATTAGAAAAAATGATTGGGATGCAAGAGCTGAAAAAGCATGTAAAAGAGTTGTACGCCTGGCTTTTTTTGAATAAGCACAGAGAGCGTTTTTCCTTAAAAACAGAACGTCAAGTTTTACACATGCTTTTTAAAGGAAACCCTGGTACAGGGAAAACAACCGTTGCAAGGCTATTAGGTATGTTCTTTAAAGAAATGGGGATGTTGCCAAAAGGGCATCTAATCGAAGCTGAGCGTGCTGATCTTGTCGGTGAATATATTGGTCAAACCGCCCAAAAGACGAGAGACCTCGTCAAGAAAGCACAAGGAGGAATTCTCTTCATTGATGAGGCGTACTCCTTATCCAGGGGCGGCGAAAAAGATTTTGGCAAAGAAGCCGTTGACACACTCGTCAAGCATATGGAAGATGCGTCGAATCAGTTTGTACTCATCTTAGCTGGTTATCCTGAAGAAATGGATCGTTTTCTCCGGCTGAATCCAGGATTGCCGTCGCGTTTTCCGTTAATCATCGATTTTCCAAATTATTCAGCTCAGCAGTTATTAGAAATTGCAAAACAGATGGCCAAAGATCGTGATTATGAATGGTCAAGTGATGCAGAATATTTGCTTCAGCAGCATTTTCAACAGAAAATCACTCAAGGTACGACAAAAACCTTTTCTAATGGCCGATACGTTCGCAACATATTGGAAAAAACCATTCGTAAACAAGCGGTTCGCCTTCTTCATCATCCAGCAGCCTACACGAGGCGTGACTTAATATTATTGACTGCTCGCGATTGTGTAGTGGAAGAAGGACGCGACTCATAA
- a CDS encoding tyrosine-type recombinase/integrase, with amino-acid sequence MDINQWKRLPQMMRAFLTSLQDKGRKRSTLQRYAYDLEDLHKWLEAQELESGHQGFRQLTPSHAARWLHDMQVERQYSTATIKRMLTVIQQFYKFLAEEGQERVSNPFLAIDLSEFKSKPLGLEAILSYDECHRFYDTVLSDEGYSEQQMKARPYLKRRNYTIIRLLLHYGLTTAEVTALTIKDIFFEQNTIKIEPVHTASQARTVQLEKNDRVELFHYLMDVPEPVRPRYYTDDPFFVAFDFQRLTFRWVYETDCPKALSDFAVQKMIRQEAQRAGRSGYTAQQMRHTCIIHTIASGDKMDEHELQQRFGFHTPLSARRYLRFFQQHQAEIMSRVQPTIE; translated from the coding sequence ATGGATATCAACCAATGGAAACGACTTCCACAAATGATGCGTGCCTTCCTTACATCTTTACAGGATAAAGGACGCAAGCGATCTACTCTACAAAGATATGCGTACGACCTTGAAGATTTGCATAAATGGCTAGAAGCACAAGAACTTGAAAGCGGTCACCAAGGATTTCGCCAGTTGACCCCTTCTCATGCTGCACGTTGGCTGCATGATATGCAGGTCGAGCGTCAGTATTCAACTGCCACGATAAAACGAATGTTAACTGTCATTCAACAATTTTACAAGTTTCTGGCTGAAGAAGGTCAAGAACGTGTGTCCAATCCTTTCCTTGCGATTGATCTGTCAGAATTCAAGAGTAAGCCGCTTGGTTTAGAAGCTATCCTTAGTTATGACGAATGTCACCGCTTTTACGACACAGTCTTATCGGACGAGGGGTACTCTGAACAGCAGATGAAGGCGCGCCCGTATTTAAAACGACGAAATTATACGATCATTCGTTTATTGCTTCATTATGGGTTAACAACCGCAGAAGTCACTGCACTTACGATCAAAGACATCTTTTTTGAACAGAACACAATAAAGATAGAGCCGGTGCATACGGCAAGCCAAGCCCGCACCGTACAATTGGAGAAAAATGACCGGGTTGAGCTGTTTCATTATTTAATGGATGTGCCAGAACCAGTTCGGCCGCGCTATTACACAGACGATCCTTTTTTTGTCGCATTTGACTTTCAACGGTTAACGTTTCGCTGGGTGTATGAAACAGATTGTCCTAAAGCGCTCAGTGACTTTGCCGTGCAAAAAATGATTCGCCAGGAAGCACAACGGGCAGGGCGTTCTGGTTACACTGCACAGCAGATGAGACATACGTGTATCATTCATACGATCGCGAGCGGTGACAAAATGGATGAGCATGAGCTACAGCAACGCTTTGGTTTTCACACGCCGCTTTCTGCAAGACGTTATTTGCGTTTTTTCCAACAACATCAAGCTGAAATCATGTCTCGTGTGCAGCCTACAATCGAGTAG
- the miaA gene encoding tRNA (adenosine(37)-N6)-dimethylallyltransferase MiaA, which translates to MYENPLLVIVGPTAVGKTALGIELAKRLGGEIISGDALQVYQGFDIGTAKVTEEERQEITHHFIDTLPPDASYSVADFKEQALKKIHDIHTAKKLPMIVGGTGLYIQSVVYPYEFTDQGSSPELRKRLEKEAERFGQEQLHQRLQAIDQEAAKRIHPNNVRRVIRALEIYEMTNETPTAQLRKQSTDYRFPTLLVGLTMERATLYQTINQRVEQMVEEGLFDEVKDLLDRGYKNTQAMQAIGYKEIVAYYDGECSKDESIAQLKKNTRRFAKRQLTWFRNKMDVTWFDVTDRPPTQEIANEILPLIAGKLTF; encoded by the coding sequence ATGTATGAGAATCCATTGCTTGTCATTGTAGGACCAACAGCCGTTGGAAAGACAGCTTTAGGCATTGAACTAGCCAAAAGGCTTGGTGGTGAAATTATCTCTGGCGATGCGCTCCAAGTGTACCAAGGGTTTGACATCGGTACCGCAAAAGTGACCGAGGAAGAGCGGCAGGAGATTACGCATCATTTTATCGATACGTTGCCGCCAGATGCCTCTTATTCAGTTGCTGATTTCAAGGAGCAGGCATTAAAAAAAATTCACGACATTCATACAGCAAAAAAGCTACCGATGATTGTTGGAGGCACAGGCCTTTATATTCAGTCCGTCGTTTACCCGTATGAATTTACTGATCAAGGCAGCTCTCCTGAACTTCGTAAACGCCTTGAAAAAGAGGCAGAGCGCTTCGGTCAGGAGCAATTACACCAACGTTTACAAGCGATCGATCAGGAAGCCGCAAAACGCATTCATCCGAACAACGTTAGGCGTGTCATTAGGGCATTAGAAATTTACGAAATGACGAACGAAACACCGACAGCTCAGCTTCGCAAGCAATCGACCGACTATCGCTTCCCGACATTGCTTGTCGGTTTGACGATGGAGCGTGCAACATTGTATCAAACGATCAATCAAAGAGTTGAGCAGATGGTGGAGGAAGGGTTATTTGACGAAGTCAAAGACCTCCTCGACCGCGGTTATAAGAATACACAAGCGATGCAGGCCATAGGCTATAAGGAAATTGTCGCGTATTATGATGGGGAGTGCTCTAAAGACGAGAGTATCGCCCAGTTGAAGAAAAACACACGTCGTTTTGCGAAAAGACAACTGACTTGGTTCAGGAATAAGATGGATGTCACTTGGTTTGACGTCACTGATCGACCACCGACACAAGAAATTGCCAATGAAATTTTACCACTGATAGCAGGAAAGCTCACATTTTAA
- a CDS encoding LamG-like jellyroll fold domain-containing protein, whose product MKKKFPWKVLSSTVLVTCLSLSSIGSTISTTHAVEIQQNEEAAVASFSFDGNVLNEGSAAQPEVVGDVKYTEGRIKQALHFESTSQATAPYIDLGDTDELKFGEDQDFSIAFWLKSPGVNADPAIISNKNWASGGNTGWFVGMNGGSLVWNYSTSESNRLDKWITVGDNVWHHIAISHDRDGSAKIYKDGQLEAEVDISQTEGTIDTDFTTKIGVDGKGTLWGNHFNAMLDDLHIFRDAISDEDVQRLYENAPAIALEDIRLDQEEVTLNIGAKAYINVAIEPSNASNQSYTVESSDPTVATVTEENDSLIVEAKGVGNADITVSTTDGNHVAVSSVSVENSKDVNGDGLLTKEDMKLVSKLAGAKEGGKKWDNSKIADLNLDGRVNGKDVQVIQKALKEHNGFQYKHVFVIGLDGAGNFVKNANAPRLKQFFADGAYTYEAKTEDNSSSAPAWGAMLHGVGYDIHQEHNGTLGDPFAENVSHPSFLKLLKQERPAANTAAMMDWNPIYHGLIERSAETYFDTAGDDVITERIVEYIKTKGEETPLMFIQLSDLDYVGHANQYESEKYYKQYEKTDENVGKILDAIEDAGLMEDSLIVMSTDHGGHGYTHGTLDPKDTTIFWAAKGKSIEPGTVITDHVDVKDTAAVVAKALRLDAPEAWEAKVPEGLFEEGKGLGK is encoded by the coding sequence ATGAAAAAGAAATTTCCTTGGAAGGTACTTTCAAGTACGGTTCTCGTCACTTGTCTTTCTTTATCGTCTATTGGCTCGACAATTTCGACCACACACGCAGTTGAGATCCAACAAAATGAAGAAGCTGCAGTCGCTTCTTTTTCATTTGATGGAAATGTTTTAAACGAAGGATCAGCTGCTCAACCTGAAGTCGTAGGAGATGTAAAGTATACTGAAGGGCGCATTAAACAAGCACTTCATTTTGAATCCACTTCGCAAGCAACAGCTCCGTATATCGACCTCGGCGACACAGATGAGTTGAAATTTGGTGAAGATCAAGATTTTTCAATAGCTTTTTGGTTGAAGTCACCAGGTGTTAACGCTGATCCAGCCATTATTTCAAATAAAAACTGGGCAAGTGGTGGAAATACGGGTTGGTTTGTCGGTATGAATGGAGGAAGCCTCGTTTGGAATTACAGTACATCTGAAAGCAACCGGCTTGATAAATGGATCACCGTTGGCGATAACGTGTGGCACCATATCGCCATTTCTCACGATCGCGATGGAAGTGCTAAAATTTACAAAGATGGTCAACTAGAAGCTGAAGTTGATATTAGTCAGACAGAAGGAACCATCGATACGGATTTTACAACGAAAATCGGTGTTGACGGCAAGGGCACACTTTGGGGAAACCATTTTAATGCAATGCTCGATGACTTGCACATTTTTAGAGATGCGATTTCTGATGAAGATGTGCAGCGTTTATATGAGAACGCGCCAGCAATTGCTTTAGAAGACATCCGTTTAGATCAAGAAGAGGTCACATTAAATATTGGGGCTAAAGCCTATATTAACGTCGCTATTGAACCTTCCAATGCGAGTAATCAATCATACACAGTCGAATCTAGTGATCCTACAGTCGCAACCGTGACAGAGGAAAACGATTCACTGATCGTTGAAGCAAAGGGCGTAGGGAATGCAGACATCACTGTGTCTACAACAGACGGTAACCATGTAGCTGTATCTAGTGTGTCTGTCGAAAATTCCAAAGATGTGAATGGTGACGGATTACTAACAAAAGAAGATATGAAATTAGTTAGTAAACTTGCCGGTGCGAAAGAAGGCGGTAAGAAATGGGATAACTCCAAAATTGCCGATTTGAATTTAGATGGAAGGGTTAATGGAAAAGACGTACAGGTCATTCAAAAAGCATTGAAAGAACATAATGGGTTTCAATATAAACATGTATTTGTCATTGGATTAGATGGTGCTGGAAACTTTGTAAAGAATGCGAACGCACCTCGACTCAAACAATTTTTCGCTGACGGCGCTTATACTTATGAAGCAAAAACAGAAGATAACTCATCCAGTGCACCAGCCTGGGGCGCGATGCTACATGGAGTAGGATATGACATACATCAAGAACACAATGGCACATTAGGTGATCCGTTTGCGGAAAATGTATCTCACCCGTCATTTTTAAAGCTCTTAAAACAAGAACGTCCTGCTGCGAACACAGCAGCGATGATGGATTGGAACCCGATCTATCACGGACTAATCGAGCGGTCTGCTGAGACGTATTTTGATACAGCGGGTGATGATGTCATTACCGAACGCATTGTGGAATATATTAAGACAAAAGGCGAAGAAACACCGCTCATGTTCATCCAGTTGAGTGATCTAGATTATGTCGGTCATGCAAACCAGTACGAAAGTGAAAAGTACTATAAGCAATATGAAAAAACAGACGAGAATGTAGGAAAGATTTTAGATGCGATTGAAGATGCTGGGCTGATGGAAGATAGCTTAATTGTCATGTCAACGGATCACGGTGGGCATGGATACACACATGGCACTTTAGATCCGAAAGATACAACAATCTTTTGGGCTGCAAAAGGAAAAAGCATCGAGCCAGGGACCGTAATTACAGATCATGTTGATGTGAAAGACACTGCGGCGGTTGTCGCTAAAGCATTACGTTTAGATGCGCCAGAAGCATGGGAAGCTAAAGTGCCTGAAGGGCTGTTTGAAGAAGGGAAAGGTTTAGGTAAATAA
- the hflX gene encoding GTPase HflX — protein MKQTEQQTDVAVLFSILRPDDMEDGVSLEELESLVETANGWVAAILFQKRDRPESGTYFGAGKLAELKQTVIDLNATIAICNDELTPSQQKRLQDILDVRVIDRTQLILDIFARRARSKEGKLQVELAQLKYTLPRLTGMGAVMSRLGGGIGTRGPGETKLETDRRHIRRRIRDIEKKLNEVVAHRQRYRERRRQQQAFQLALVGYTNAGKSTLFSRLTDQETLVEDQLFATLDPLTKQCRMPSSFHCLVSDTVGFIRDLPTTLIAAFRSTLEEAAEADALLFVVDGSDDERLAHERTVFNLLKQLELDHLPVLTIYNKMDQVNEQDLLPVQKPCIFTSGIHTEQTRVLKKNIEQWLGSFFDSYVEHVSADDGKRLDLLKRHTIMTSLIFNEDEDKYEVRGYKPAAQ, from the coding sequence ATGAAGCAGACAGAACAGCAGACGGATGTCGCCGTACTCTTTTCCATATTACGTCCTGACGATATGGAAGACGGCGTATCATTAGAAGAATTAGAATCTCTCGTGGAGACAGCGAATGGCTGGGTGGCGGCGATTCTGTTTCAAAAACGGGATCGCCCTGAATCAGGAACTTATTTTGGTGCCGGCAAATTAGCCGAATTAAAGCAGACCGTCATTGACTTAAACGCAACGATCGCTATTTGTAATGATGAGCTGACCCCTTCGCAGCAAAAAAGATTGCAAGATATCCTAGATGTTCGGGTGATTGATCGGACGCAGCTCATTTTAGATATCTTCGCCAGACGCGCTCGTTCAAAAGAAGGGAAGCTTCAAGTTGAGCTGGCGCAGCTGAAATATACATTGCCACGCTTGACTGGCATGGGCGCAGTGATGTCCAGGCTCGGGGGCGGTATCGGAACAAGAGGGCCAGGAGAGACGAAGCTTGAAACAGACCGTCGCCATATCCGGCGGCGGATACGGGATATTGAAAAGAAGCTAAACGAAGTCGTCGCTCATCGCCAACGATATCGCGAGCGACGTCGACAACAGCAAGCATTTCAGCTCGCTTTAGTAGGGTATACGAACGCAGGAAAATCAACGCTCTTTAGTCGTTTGACAGACCAAGAGACACTCGTCGAAGATCAGCTATTTGCAACACTTGATCCGTTGACAAAGCAATGTCGAATGCCGAGTAGTTTTCATTGTTTAGTCAGTGACACCGTTGGCTTTATTCGTGATTTGCCGACGACCTTGATTGCGGCATTTCGTTCGACCCTTGAGGAGGCAGCTGAAGCAGATGCCCTCCTATTTGTCGTAGACGGTTCAGATGATGAACGTCTCGCTCATGAGCGAACGGTGTTTAACTTGCTCAAACAGCTCGAACTAGACCATTTACCAGTGCTAACCATTTACAATAAGATGGATCAAGTCAACGAGCAAGATCTTCTTCCTGTTCAAAAACCGTGTATATTTACTTCTGGAATACATACGGAACAGACGAGGGTGTTGAAAAAAAATATTGAACAATGGCTGGGCTCTTTTTTTGACTCATATGTCGAGCACGTGTCAGCCGATGATGGCAAACGCTTAGACTTACTAAAGCGCCATACCATTATGACCTCTCTCATTTTTAATGAAGATGAGGACAAGTATGAAGTCAGAGGATATAAGCCAGCTGCACAATAA
- the hfq gene encoding RNA chaperone Hfq: MKQGINIQDQFLNQLRKDNTFVTVFLLNGFQLRGTIKGFDNFTVLIETDGKQQLIFKHAISTFAPQKPVQMDTSKDSD, from the coding sequence TTGAAGCAGGGCATTAATATTCAGGATCAGTTTCTAAACCAATTGCGAAAAGATAATACCTTTGTAACAGTCTTTTTACTAAACGGATTCCAGCTGCGCGGAACGATCAAAGGTTTTGATAACTTTACAGTACTCATTGAAACAGATGGGAAGCAGCAGCTTATTTTTAAGCATGCCATTTCAACGTTCGCCCCTCAAAAGCCTGTGCAAATGGATACGTCCAAGGACTCTGATTAA
- a CDS encoding methionine gamma-lyase family protein, with translation MNTQSIDAVSLKVEGIVQPAWEHIQHISEHNQVRVLKAFQAHRVTDTHFNDSTGYGYDDSGRDVLEAIYADVFGTEDALVRPQLISGTHAIVTALSGLLRPGDELLYATGQPYDTLHDFLGLTESAVGSMNEYQISYRDVALTAEGHPNVQGIVEAIRPETKVVALQRSCGYEKRPALSINDIERLTKEIKKTRHDMIVFVDNCYGEFTEMKEPGHVNVDIMAGSLIKNPGGGLARTGGYIAGTEKLVQKCAARLTAPGLQKEIGPSLGQWPLMYQGLFLAPHTVGQALKGAVFTAGLFSELDLKTWPSWRDERSDLIQTVEFPDASSMISFCQSIQASSPVNSQFLPIPSAMPGYDSEVIMAAGTFVQGASLEFSADGPVKPPYRVFVQGGLTYEHVKWAIKEAAKAALQRDEM, from the coding sequence ATGAATACACAATCGATTGATGCTGTTAGTTTAAAGGTAGAAGGAATCGTGCAGCCTGCTTGGGAGCACATTCAGCATATTTCGGAGCATAATCAAGTAAGAGTCCTAAAAGCATTTCAAGCGCACCGCGTGACGGACACCCATTTTAATGATTCAACCGGTTATGGATACGATGATAGCGGCAGAGATGTTCTGGAAGCGATTTACGCAGACGTTTTTGGAACAGAGGATGCACTCGTGCGTCCTCAGCTTATTTCGGGAACACATGCGATTGTGACAGCTTTATCGGGCTTGCTTCGACCAGGAGATGAACTGTTGTATGCAACAGGACAGCCATACGACACACTGCATGATTTTCTCGGGCTTACAGAAAGCGCAGTTGGCTCCATGAACGAATATCAAATATCATATCGGGATGTCGCTCTGACCGCAGAAGGGCATCCTAACGTTCAAGGAATCGTTGAAGCGATCCGCCCAGAAACAAAGGTCGTCGCATTGCAACGTTCTTGTGGTTACGAAAAAAGACCTGCACTTTCGATAAATGACATTGAACGGTTAACGAAAGAAATTAAAAAAACACGTCACGACATGATTGTGTTTGTAGACAACTGTTATGGGGAATTTACCGAAATGAAAGAGCCTGGACATGTCAATGTCGATATCATGGCCGGGTCACTTATTAAAAACCCAGGTGGTGGACTCGCTCGAACAGGTGGATATATTGCCGGTACCGAAAAGCTCGTGCAAAAATGTGCTGCACGTCTCACCGCGCCAGGTCTACAAAAAGAAATTGGCCCGTCGCTAGGCCAATGGCCCCTCATGTATCAAGGATTGTTTTTAGCACCACATACAGTAGGACAAGCGCTTAAAGGAGCGGTCTTTACAGCCGGTTTATTTTCAGAGCTTGACTTAAAGACATGGCCTTCTTGGAGAGATGAGCGTTCTGACTTAATTCAAACAGTGGAGTTTCCTGACGCATCATCGATGATTTCATTTTGTCAATCGATTCAAGCGTCATCGCCAGTAAACAGTCAATTCCTCCCGATTCCTAGCGCGATGCCTGGATATGATAGTGAAGTCATTATGGCGGCAGGTACTTTTGTACAAGGAGCAAGCCTTGAATTTAGTGCCGATGGTCCTGTAAAGCCGCCATATCGAGTGTTTGTTCAAGGAGGCTTAACGTATGAACACGTGAAATGGGCGATTAAGGAAGCAGCCAAAGCCGCATTGCAGCGTGATGAGATGTGA